The following proteins come from a genomic window of Crassostrea angulata isolate pt1a10 chromosome 1, ASM2561291v2, whole genome shotgun sequence:
- the LOC128187250 gene encoding phosphonopyruvate decarboxylase-like isoform X3: MARAGPMLFRLLGNRNVFLSFGRLSSVKVTQDFHTGPALHKSQAIQKSKQEKQYEEQQKRNADAGELTELVRDFLQPDEFYKSCLNIGVDFFCGVPDSLLKDFCAYVTQNAPKEKHVIAASEGNAVAIATGYHLATGKHPMVYLQNSGLGNIINPIMSLTSPSVYSVPMILLIGWRGEPGKRDEPQHLVQGQATPGLLAALGIPFQPLPDYEEGADQALLTAKHYMEKSNAPYAFLVKRQTFAPYKLKKGPAPEEFVMTREDAMKVVIDNLSQKDVVVSATGMLSRELFEYRVSKDMGHEKDFLTVGSMGHTSSIALGVAMQKPKRQIFCLDGDGSVIMHMGAMATVGQSSLDNFKHIVINNGAHDSVGGQPTDAGNHEDFSFSKIAQGCGYKTTMVAVTPEEVAQCVLDMRGMEGPVLLEIKTLMGSRKNLGRPTRTPIENKEDFMHFLAIN, from the exons ATGGCAAGAGCTGGACCAATGTTATTCCGTTTGctg GGAAATAGAAATGTCTTTCTTTCATTTGGACGCTTGAGCTCGGTGAAGGTGACACAAGACTTTCATACAGGACCAGCTCTTCATAAGAGCCAGGCCATTCAAAAG AGCAAGCAAGAAAAG CAATATGAAGAACAACAGAAAAGGAATGCAGATGCTGGAGAATTAACAGAATTGGTGAGAGACTTCTTACAGCCTGACGAGTTCTACAAGTCATGCCTCAACATTGGCGTTGACTTTTTCTGTGGTGTGCCAGACTCACTCCTGAAAG aTTTTTGTGCATATGTAACACAAAATGCACCCAAAGAAAAACATGTTATTGCTGCAAGCGAGGGTAATGCAGTAGCCATAGCAACAGGTTATCACCTAGCAACTGGTAAACATCCAATGGTGTACCTGCag AACTCTGGCTTAGGCAACATTATCAACCCTATAATGTCGTTGACCTCGCCATCTGTGTACAGTGTACCAATGATACTGCTGATCGGTTGGAGAGGGGAACCAGGCAAGCGCGATGAACCACAGCATCTTGTTCAAGGGCAGGCAACTCCTGGACTGCTTG cTGCCCTAGGAATTCCATTTCAGCCACTTCCTGACTATGAAGAAGGTGCTGATCag GCTTTGTTGACTGCGAAACATTATATGGAAAAGTCAAATGCTCCCTATGCTTTCCTTGTAAAAAGACAGACATTTGCTCCATACAAATTAAAGAAGGGTCCCGCACCAGAGga atTCGTAATGACAAGAGAAGATGCCATGAAAGTTGTGATTGACAATTTGAGCCAGAAAGATGTCGTGGTCAGTGCTACTGGGATGTTGTCTAGAGAGCTGTTTGAGTACAG AGTTTCCAAAGACATGGGCCATGAGAAGGACTTTTTAACTGTGGGCTCAATGGGACACACATCCTCAATAGCCCTTGGGGTGGCCATGCAGAAGCCCAAGAGACAGATCTTTTGTCTGGACGGGGATGGTTCAGTTATTATGCACATGGGTGCCATGGCAACTGTGGGCCAGTCCAGTCTGGACAATTTCAAACATATAGTCATCAACAACGGAGCCCATGATTCAGTTGGAGGCCAGCCAACAGATGCTGGAAACCATGAAGATTTCTCTTTCTCTAAAATTGCTCAAGGTTGTGGATACAAAACG ACAATGGTAGCTGTTACTCCAGAGGAGGTTGCCCAGTGTGTGCTAGACATGCGGGGAATGGAAGGACCAGTTCTTCTAGAAATCAAAACACTAATGGGCAGTCGTAAAAATCTGGGCAGGCCCACACGAACCCCAATAGAAAACAAGGAGGACTTCATGCATTTCTTGGCCATCAATTAA
- the LOC128187250 gene encoding phosphonopyruvate decarboxylase-like isoform X4: MARAGPMLFRLLGNRNVFLSFGRLSSVKVTQDFHTGPALHKSQAIQKQYEEQQKRNADAGELTELVRDFLQPDEFYKSCLNIGVDFFCGVPDSLLKDFCAYVTQNAPKEKHVIAASEGNAVAIATGYHLATGKHPMVYLQNSGLGNIINPIMSLTSPSVYSVPMILLIGWRGEPGKRDEPQHLVQGQATPGLLAALGIPFQPLPDYEEGADQALLTAKHYMEKSNAPYAFLVKRQTFAPYKLKKGPAPEEFVMTREDAMKVVIDNLSQKDVVVSATGMLSRELFEYRVSKDMGHEKDFLTVGSMGHTSSIALGVAMQKPKRQIFCLDGDGSVIMHMGAMATVGQSSLDNFKHIVINNGAHDSVGGQPTDAGNHEDFSFSKIAQGCGYKTTMVAVTPEEVAQCVLDMRGMEGPVLLEIKTLMGSRKNLGRPTRTPIENKEDFMHFLAIN, encoded by the exons ATGGCAAGAGCTGGACCAATGTTATTCCGTTTGctg GGAAATAGAAATGTCTTTCTTTCATTTGGACGCTTGAGCTCGGTGAAGGTGACACAAGACTTTCATACAGGACCAGCTCTTCATAAGAGCCAGGCCATTCAAAAG CAATATGAAGAACAACAGAAAAGGAATGCAGATGCTGGAGAATTAACAGAATTGGTGAGAGACTTCTTACAGCCTGACGAGTTCTACAAGTCATGCCTCAACATTGGCGTTGACTTTTTCTGTGGTGTGCCAGACTCACTCCTGAAAG aTTTTTGTGCATATGTAACACAAAATGCACCCAAAGAAAAACATGTTATTGCTGCAAGCGAGGGTAATGCAGTAGCCATAGCAACAGGTTATCACCTAGCAACTGGTAAACATCCAATGGTGTACCTGCag AACTCTGGCTTAGGCAACATTATCAACCCTATAATGTCGTTGACCTCGCCATCTGTGTACAGTGTACCAATGATACTGCTGATCGGTTGGAGAGGGGAACCAGGCAAGCGCGATGAACCACAGCATCTTGTTCAAGGGCAGGCAACTCCTGGACTGCTTG cTGCCCTAGGAATTCCATTTCAGCCACTTCCTGACTATGAAGAAGGTGCTGATCag GCTTTGTTGACTGCGAAACATTATATGGAAAAGTCAAATGCTCCCTATGCTTTCCTTGTAAAAAGACAGACATTTGCTCCATACAAATTAAAGAAGGGTCCCGCACCAGAGga atTCGTAATGACAAGAGAAGATGCCATGAAAGTTGTGATTGACAATTTGAGCCAGAAAGATGTCGTGGTCAGTGCTACTGGGATGTTGTCTAGAGAGCTGTTTGAGTACAG AGTTTCCAAAGACATGGGCCATGAGAAGGACTTTTTAACTGTGGGCTCAATGGGACACACATCCTCAATAGCCCTTGGGGTGGCCATGCAGAAGCCCAAGAGACAGATCTTTTGTCTGGACGGGGATGGTTCAGTTATTATGCACATGGGTGCCATGGCAACTGTGGGCCAGTCCAGTCTGGACAATTTCAAACATATAGTCATCAACAACGGAGCCCATGATTCAGTTGGAGGCCAGCCAACAGATGCTGGAAACCATGAAGATTTCTCTTTCTCTAAAATTGCTCAAGGTTGTGGATACAAAACG ACAATGGTAGCTGTTACTCCAGAGGAGGTTGCCCAGTGTGTGCTAGACATGCGGGGAATGGAAGGACCAGTTCTTCTAGAAATCAAAACACTAATGGGCAGTCGTAAAAATCTGGGCAGGCCCACACGAACCCCAATAGAAAACAAGGAGGACTTCATGCATTTCTTGGCCATCAATTAA
- the LOC128187250 gene encoding phosphonopyruvate decarboxylase-like isoform X2 has protein sequence MARAGPMLFRLLGNRNVFLSFGRLSSVKVTQDFHTGPALHKSQAIQKLGSQNNQYEEQQKRNADAGELTELVRDFLQPDEFYKSCLNIGVDFFCGVPDSLLKDFCAYVTQNAPKEKHVIAASEGNAVAIATGYHLATGKHPMVYLQNSGLGNIINPIMSLTSPSVYSVPMILLIGWRGEPGKRDEPQHLVQGQATPGLLAALGIPFQPLPDYEEGADQALLTAKHYMEKSNAPYAFLVKRQTFAPYKLKKGPAPEEFVMTREDAMKVVIDNLSQKDVVVSATGMLSRELFEYRVSKDMGHEKDFLTVGSMGHTSSIALGVAMQKPKRQIFCLDGDGSVIMHMGAMATVGQSSLDNFKHIVINNGAHDSVGGQPTDAGNHEDFSFSKIAQGCGYKTTMVAVTPEEVAQCVLDMRGMEGPVLLEIKTLMGSRKNLGRPTRTPIENKEDFMHFLAIN, from the exons ATGGCAAGAGCTGGACCAATGTTATTCCGTTTGctg GGAAATAGAAATGTCTTTCTTTCATTTGGACGCTTGAGCTCGGTGAAGGTGACACAAGACTTTCATACAGGACCAGCTCTTCATAAGAGCCAGGCCATTCAAAAG CTTGGCAGTCAGAACAAT CAATATGAAGAACAACAGAAAAGGAATGCAGATGCTGGAGAATTAACAGAATTGGTGAGAGACTTCTTACAGCCTGACGAGTTCTACAAGTCATGCCTCAACATTGGCGTTGACTTTTTCTGTGGTGTGCCAGACTCACTCCTGAAAG aTTTTTGTGCATATGTAACACAAAATGCACCCAAAGAAAAACATGTTATTGCTGCAAGCGAGGGTAATGCAGTAGCCATAGCAACAGGTTATCACCTAGCAACTGGTAAACATCCAATGGTGTACCTGCag AACTCTGGCTTAGGCAACATTATCAACCCTATAATGTCGTTGACCTCGCCATCTGTGTACAGTGTACCAATGATACTGCTGATCGGTTGGAGAGGGGAACCAGGCAAGCGCGATGAACCACAGCATCTTGTTCAAGGGCAGGCAACTCCTGGACTGCTTG cTGCCCTAGGAATTCCATTTCAGCCACTTCCTGACTATGAAGAAGGTGCTGATCag GCTTTGTTGACTGCGAAACATTATATGGAAAAGTCAAATGCTCCCTATGCTTTCCTTGTAAAAAGACAGACATTTGCTCCATACAAATTAAAGAAGGGTCCCGCACCAGAGga atTCGTAATGACAAGAGAAGATGCCATGAAAGTTGTGATTGACAATTTGAGCCAGAAAGATGTCGTGGTCAGTGCTACTGGGATGTTGTCTAGAGAGCTGTTTGAGTACAG AGTTTCCAAAGACATGGGCCATGAGAAGGACTTTTTAACTGTGGGCTCAATGGGACACACATCCTCAATAGCCCTTGGGGTGGCCATGCAGAAGCCCAAGAGACAGATCTTTTGTCTGGACGGGGATGGTTCAGTTATTATGCACATGGGTGCCATGGCAACTGTGGGCCAGTCCAGTCTGGACAATTTCAAACATATAGTCATCAACAACGGAGCCCATGATTCAGTTGGAGGCCAGCCAACAGATGCTGGAAACCATGAAGATTTCTCTTTCTCTAAAATTGCTCAAGGTTGTGGATACAAAACG ACAATGGTAGCTGTTACTCCAGAGGAGGTTGCCCAGTGTGTGCTAGACATGCGGGGAATGGAAGGACCAGTTCTTCTAGAAATCAAAACACTAATGGGCAGTCGTAAAAATCTGGGCAGGCCCACACGAACCCCAATAGAAAACAAGGAGGACTTCATGCATTTCTTGGCCATCAATTAA
- the LOC128187250 gene encoding phosphonopyruvate decarboxylase-like isoform X1, which yields MARAGPMLFRLLGNRNVFLSFGRLSSVKVTQDFHTGPALHKSQAIQKLGSQNNSKQEKQYEEQQKRNADAGELTELVRDFLQPDEFYKSCLNIGVDFFCGVPDSLLKDFCAYVTQNAPKEKHVIAASEGNAVAIATGYHLATGKHPMVYLQNSGLGNIINPIMSLTSPSVYSVPMILLIGWRGEPGKRDEPQHLVQGQATPGLLAALGIPFQPLPDYEEGADQALLTAKHYMEKSNAPYAFLVKRQTFAPYKLKKGPAPEEFVMTREDAMKVVIDNLSQKDVVVSATGMLSRELFEYRVSKDMGHEKDFLTVGSMGHTSSIALGVAMQKPKRQIFCLDGDGSVIMHMGAMATVGQSSLDNFKHIVINNGAHDSVGGQPTDAGNHEDFSFSKIAQGCGYKTTMVAVTPEEVAQCVLDMRGMEGPVLLEIKTLMGSRKNLGRPTRTPIENKEDFMHFLAIN from the exons ATGGCAAGAGCTGGACCAATGTTATTCCGTTTGctg GGAAATAGAAATGTCTTTCTTTCATTTGGACGCTTGAGCTCGGTGAAGGTGACACAAGACTTTCATACAGGACCAGCTCTTCATAAGAGCCAGGCCATTCAAAAG CTTGGCAGTCAGAACAAT AGCAAGCAAGAAAAG CAATATGAAGAACAACAGAAAAGGAATGCAGATGCTGGAGAATTAACAGAATTGGTGAGAGACTTCTTACAGCCTGACGAGTTCTACAAGTCATGCCTCAACATTGGCGTTGACTTTTTCTGTGGTGTGCCAGACTCACTCCTGAAAG aTTTTTGTGCATATGTAACACAAAATGCACCCAAAGAAAAACATGTTATTGCTGCAAGCGAGGGTAATGCAGTAGCCATAGCAACAGGTTATCACCTAGCAACTGGTAAACATCCAATGGTGTACCTGCag AACTCTGGCTTAGGCAACATTATCAACCCTATAATGTCGTTGACCTCGCCATCTGTGTACAGTGTACCAATGATACTGCTGATCGGTTGGAGAGGGGAACCAGGCAAGCGCGATGAACCACAGCATCTTGTTCAAGGGCAGGCAACTCCTGGACTGCTTG cTGCCCTAGGAATTCCATTTCAGCCACTTCCTGACTATGAAGAAGGTGCTGATCag GCTTTGTTGACTGCGAAACATTATATGGAAAAGTCAAATGCTCCCTATGCTTTCCTTGTAAAAAGACAGACATTTGCTCCATACAAATTAAAGAAGGGTCCCGCACCAGAGga atTCGTAATGACAAGAGAAGATGCCATGAAAGTTGTGATTGACAATTTGAGCCAGAAAGATGTCGTGGTCAGTGCTACTGGGATGTTGTCTAGAGAGCTGTTTGAGTACAG AGTTTCCAAAGACATGGGCCATGAGAAGGACTTTTTAACTGTGGGCTCAATGGGACACACATCCTCAATAGCCCTTGGGGTGGCCATGCAGAAGCCCAAGAGACAGATCTTTTGTCTGGACGGGGATGGTTCAGTTATTATGCACATGGGTGCCATGGCAACTGTGGGCCAGTCCAGTCTGGACAATTTCAAACATATAGTCATCAACAACGGAGCCCATGATTCAGTTGGAGGCCAGCCAACAGATGCTGGAAACCATGAAGATTTCTCTTTCTCTAAAATTGCTCAAGGTTGTGGATACAAAACG ACAATGGTAGCTGTTACTCCAGAGGAGGTTGCCCAGTGTGTGCTAGACATGCGGGGAATGGAAGGACCAGTTCTTCTAGAAATCAAAACACTAATGGGCAGTCGTAAAAATCTGGGCAGGCCCACACGAACCCCAATAGAAAACAAGGAGGACTTCATGCATTTCTTGGCCATCAATTAA
- the LOC128183972 gene encoding transmembrane protein 233-like: MSAFPGATTPNVGPDYYESSSTWSKEILVTKDPVFVNRTVINGHYIGRKPHNYLPLAIVATILNPLIGPIAIVFAIMSTRSYYDGDMKYAEKWADHAFMIAMATLGITIILAVAIGFTLSNVGTKGGHAP; encoded by the exons ATGAGTGCATTTCCTGGAGCCACCACCCCCAATGTTGGGCCGGATTACTACGAGAGCTCATCCACATGGTCCAAAGAAATCCTTGTGACTAAAGATCCAGTGTTTGTGAACCGTACTGTCATAAATGGACACTACATTGGAAGGAAACCCCACAATTACCTCCCCTTGGCCATCGTAGCCACCATCTTAAACCCCCTCATTGGTCCCATTGCTATTGTTTTTGCCA TAATGTCGACACGTTCCTACTACGACGGAGACATGAAATACGCTGAGAAATGGGCAGATCACGCGTTTATGATCGCAATGGCTACACTGGGCATTACAATTATTCTTGCCGTGGCTATCGGATTTACGCTCAGTAACGTGGGAACCAAGGGAGGTCATGCACCGTAG